The following proteins come from a genomic window of Actinomarinicola tropica:
- the prcA gene encoding proteasome subunit alpha, whose protein sequence is MSMPFYVAPEQVMKDRADYARKGIARGRSLVALACEPGILMAAENTQRLRKISEIHDRIGFAGVGKYNEFDSLRIAGVRHADLKGYAYSREDVDARSLANQYAQILGQVFTHEMKPMEVEILVAEVGREPGADLMFRILYDGTIVDESRLTVLGGDAEVIGQRLVDDWTEGLDLAGALSVARAALAGPDRTLASGDLEVALLDRRAERRAFRRIEGPELEDLLAADRRPQPETATDEPVGDDHPGPDADG, encoded by the coding sequence GTGAGCATGCCGTTCTACGTCGCACCCGAGCAGGTCATGAAGGACCGGGCCGACTACGCCCGCAAGGGCATCGCCCGTGGCCGGTCGCTCGTCGCGCTCGCCTGCGAGCCCGGCATCCTGATGGCCGCCGAGAACACCCAGCGCCTGCGGAAGATCTCCGAGATCCACGACCGCATCGGCTTCGCGGGGGTCGGCAAGTACAACGAGTTCGACTCCCTTCGCATCGCCGGTGTCCGCCACGCCGACCTGAAGGGCTACGCCTACAGCCGCGAGGACGTCGACGCGCGGTCGCTCGCCAACCAGTACGCCCAGATCCTCGGCCAGGTCTTCACCCACGAGATGAAGCCGATGGAGGTCGAGATCCTGGTCGCCGAGGTCGGCCGCGAACCGGGCGCCGACCTGATGTTCCGCATCCTCTACGACGGCACCATCGTCGACGAGTCGCGCCTCACGGTGCTCGGTGGCGACGCCGAGGTGATCGGCCAGCGGCTGGTCGACGACTGGACCGAGGGGCTCGACCTCGCAGGAGCGCTGTCGGTGGCCCGGGCCGCTCTCGCCGGGCCCGACCGCACCCTCGCGAGCGGCGACCTCGAGGTCGCGCTGCTCGACCGCCGGGCCGAGCGCCGGGCCTTCCGCCGCATCGAGGGCCCGGAGCTCGAGGACCTGCTCGCCGCCGATCGCCGCCCGCAGCCCGAGACGGCGACGGACGAGCCGGTGGGGGACGACCACCCGGGGCCCGACGCCGACGGATAG
- a CDS encoding helix-turn-helix transcriptional regulator produces MQKLERLLNLTAVLLHSGRPLSAAELRDRVPGYPEGDAAFHRAFERDKDDLREMGIPLDLVEIPGADPPLDGYRIPRDQYYLPDLGLEPDELTALQLAASAVQLDGVEGIEALWKLGGATGVGEVAPATASIPTDPRLAPLFDAVSRRATCRFTYRDEVREVHPYGIVFQRGHWYLRGFDVGRDDRRTYRVDRIQGDVTLGAAGAFEPPESDDDEVVAEGWRLAIDPPVRCRLLVDASHAAIALAHLGADADQVESRPDGAVVVELTVTNRSAFRGMVLTYLEHAEILEPPELRDDLVAWLRDVPGVAS; encoded by the coding sequence GTGCAGAAGCTCGAGCGCCTGCTCAACCTCACCGCGGTCCTGCTCCACAGCGGGCGCCCGCTGTCGGCTGCCGAGCTGCGCGACCGCGTGCCGGGCTACCCGGAGGGCGACGCCGCCTTCCACCGGGCGTTCGAGCGCGACAAGGACGACCTGCGCGAGATGGGCATCCCGCTCGACCTGGTCGAGATCCCCGGCGCCGACCCACCGCTCGACGGGTACCGCATCCCGCGCGACCAGTACTACCTCCCCGACCTCGGGTTGGAGCCCGACGAGCTCACAGCGCTGCAGCTCGCCGCCTCGGCCGTGCAGCTCGACGGCGTCGAGGGCATCGAGGCGCTCTGGAAGCTCGGCGGGGCGACGGGCGTCGGCGAGGTGGCACCGGCGACGGCGTCGATCCCCACCGACCCTCGCCTCGCGCCGCTCTTCGACGCCGTGTCCCGCCGGGCGACCTGCCGGTTCACCTACCGCGACGAGGTGCGGGAGGTGCACCCCTACGGCATCGTGTTCCAGCGCGGCCACTGGTACCTCCGGGGCTTCGACGTCGGCCGGGACGATCGGCGCACCTACCGGGTCGACCGGATCCAGGGCGACGTCACGCTCGGCGCCGCCGGGGCGTTCGAGCCGCCCGAGTCCGACGACGACGAGGTCGTGGCCGAGGGCTGGCGGCTGGCGATCGATCCGCCCGTCCGGTGCCGCCTGCTCGTCGACGCCAGCCACGCCGCGATCGCCCTCGCCCACCTCGGCGCCGACGCCGACCAGGTCGAGTCGCGTCCCGACGGCGCCGTCGTGGTCGAGCTGACCGTCACCAACCGCAGCGCGTTCCGCGGCATGGTCCTCACCTACCTCGAGCACGCCGAGATCCTCGAGCCCCCCGAGCTGCGCGACGACCTCGTCGCCTGGTTGCGCGACGTCCCGGGCGTGGCGTCGTGA
- a CDS encoding ubiquitin-like protein Pup: protein MAEREQIKKPAPSRDEAEVAEAPAKSESGEKIKAELDDLLDEIDEVLETNAEEFVKSYIQKGGE, encoded by the coding sequence ATGGCAGAGCGTGAACAGATCAAGAAGCCGGCGCCGAGCCGGGACGAGGCCGAGGTCGCCGAGGCGCCGGCCAAGTCCGAGTCCGGCGAGAAGATCAAGGCGGAGCTCGACGACCTGCTCGACGAGATCGACGAGGTCCTCGAGACCAACGCCGAGGAGTTCGTGAAGTCGTACATCCAGAAGGGCGGCGAGTGA
- a CDS encoding DUF3866 family protein: MPSFRTGTVVEVLSERRGIQRLTVDLGGPAPERAYALVDLVGPVAPGDGVVVNTTAVDLGLGTGGWHVVHWNLARESWSRPGPGHIVKLRYTSLQADVGAAEEAHPDLPATLDGTPVVACGLHSQVGVVAASIAAARPGTRVAYVMTDGAALPLALSDLVGALVDAGLVHTTVTTGHAIGGDLEAVSLPSALVLARHVAGAEVVVVGMGPGVVGTGTALGTTGVEVASIVDAAAALGGRPVVCARASDGDARQRHRGLSHHTVTALGLARTAADVAVARGSGLEVPPPHRQVEVEVPDVAALLDDLDLRITTMGRGPDADPLFFRTASAAGIVATGLLDGGR; the protein is encoded by the coding sequence GTGCCGAGCTTCCGCACCGGCACGGTCGTCGAGGTCCTCTCCGAGCGACGCGGCATCCAGCGCCTCACGGTCGACCTCGGGGGCCCGGCGCCCGAGCGCGCCTACGCGCTGGTCGACCTCGTCGGTCCCGTCGCACCCGGCGACGGCGTCGTGGTCAACACCACCGCGGTCGACCTCGGCCTCGGCACCGGCGGCTGGCACGTCGTGCACTGGAACCTGGCCCGGGAGAGCTGGAGCCGGCCCGGTCCCGGCCACATCGTGAAGCTGCGCTACACCAGCCTCCAGGCCGACGTCGGCGCCGCCGAGGAGGCGCATCCCGACCTGCCGGCGACGCTCGACGGCACGCCGGTCGTGGCCTGCGGCCTGCACAGCCAGGTCGGGGTCGTCGCCGCGTCCATCGCGGCCGCCCGACCGGGCACCCGCGTCGCCTACGTGATGACCGACGGCGCCGCGCTCCCGCTCGCCCTGTCCGACCTGGTCGGCGCGCTGGTCGACGCCGGGCTCGTCCACACCACCGTCACGACTGGACACGCCATCGGCGGCGACCTGGAGGCGGTGTCGCTGCCCTCGGCGCTCGTGCTCGCGCGCCACGTCGCCGGCGCCGAGGTCGTCGTCGTGGGGATGGGACCGGGGGTGGTCGGCACCGGCACCGCGCTCGGGACGACCGGTGTCGAGGTGGCGTCGATCGTCGACGCCGCGGCCGCGCTTGGCGGTCGGCCGGTCGTGTGCGCACGGGCCAGCGACGGTGACGCTCGCCAGCGCCACCGGGGACTGAGCCACCACACGGTCACCGCCCTGGGCCTGGCGCGCACTGCCGCCGACGTCGCCGTCGCCCGGGGGAGCGGGCTCGAGGTCCCTCCACCTCATCGTCAGGTCGAGGTCGAGGTACCCGACGTCGCCGCCCTCCTCGACGACCTCGACCTCAGGATCACGACGATGGGCCGCGGACCGGACGCCGACCCGCTGTTCTTCCGCACCGCGTCCGCGGCGGGGATCGTGGCCACGGGCCTCCTCGACGGCGGTCGGTAG
- a CDS encoding helix-turn-helix transcriptional regulator: MSRPTAGERVRRLLALIPWLTAHSPAPVEEVCRRFGITRAALLADLEVLPFVGVPPYTPDTMIDVDIDDAGLISVRLAEPFDRPLRLTAPQALALVAAGRTIRDVPGADPGDPLQRALAKVATALGIDPERVQIELGDAEERILDELGRAATTCHQVEIDYLSFGTDERTRRVVDPHRLYADRGNWYLVGWCHRSEDVRVFRVDRIDDVVVLDATFEAPEVPDTLAVYRPSSDDPRVTLRLDPSARWVVEQYPHEHLEERPDGRLDVTLAVSARRWLERLLLRLGPAAEVVTADGDLPDAGADAARRVLRRYGGAPGADGYSRPG, encoded by the coding sequence GTGAGCCGGCCGACGGCGGGGGAGCGGGTGCGCCGGCTCCTGGCGCTCATCCCCTGGCTCACCGCCCACTCACCTGCACCGGTCGAGGAGGTCTGCCGCCGGTTCGGCATCACCCGTGCCGCGCTCCTGGCCGACCTCGAGGTCCTGCCCTTCGTCGGCGTCCCGCCGTACACGCCCGACACGATGATCGACGTCGACATCGACGACGCCGGTCTGATCTCGGTCCGGCTGGCCGAGCCCTTCGACCGGCCGCTGCGGCTCACGGCCCCGCAGGCGCTGGCCCTGGTCGCGGCTGGTCGCACGATCCGCGACGTGCCGGGCGCCGACCCCGGGGACCCCCTGCAGCGTGCGTTGGCCAAGGTCGCGACAGCTCTCGGCATCGACCCCGAGCGGGTGCAGATCGAGCTCGGCGACGCCGAGGAGCGCATCCTCGACGAGCTGGGACGGGCGGCCACGACGTGCCACCAGGTCGAGATCGACTACCTCTCCTTCGGCACCGACGAGCGCACCCGTCGTGTCGTCGACCCGCATCGCCTCTACGCCGACCGCGGCAACTGGTACCTCGTCGGGTGGTGCCACCGCTCCGAGGACGTCCGCGTCTTCCGGGTCGACCGGATCGACGACGTCGTCGTCCTCGACGCCACGTTCGAGGCGCCGGAGGTCCCGGACACGCTCGCCGTCTACCGGCCGTCGAGCGACGACCCCCGCGTCACCTTGCGACTCGACCCCTCGGCGCGCTGGGTCGTCGAGCAGTACCCGCACGAGCACCTGGAGGAGCGTCCTGACGGACGCCTCGACGTCACGCTCGCGGTGAGCGCACGCCGGTGGCTCGAGCGGCTCCTGCTGCGGCTCGGGCCGGCGGCCGAGGTCGTCACCGCCGACGGCGACCTGCCCGACGCGGGTGCCGACGCCGCGCGCCGGGTCCTGCGCCGCTACGGCGGGGCTCCCGGGGCCGACGGGTACAGTCGGCCCGGATGA
- the prcB gene encoding proteasome subunit beta, producing the protein MTFPFFAASEDPGPSFTSLLRATGHRPPVIEGDLDGRLPITHGTTVVAIRYADGAVMAGDRRATSGHLISHRTIEKVFPADRHSGVAIAGAAGPAVEMVKLFQLQLEHYEKVEGSALSLEGKANQLSQMVRNHLPAAMQGLAVVPLFAGYDVRRGTGRLFQYDVTGGRYEESNHAATGSGSLHAGTVVKLGWRDGMSREDAIDLAISALFQAADEDSATGGPDLVRGIFPTIATITSDGFVRVPEEEVGDRFRRLISDLTVPGTLGGTEGTAS; encoded by the coding sequence GTGACCTTCCCGTTCTTCGCCGCCTCCGAGGACCCCGGCCCGAGCTTCACCTCGCTGCTCCGCGCCACGGGCCACCGCCCGCCGGTGATCGAGGGCGACCTCGACGGGCGCCTGCCGATCACCCACGGCACCACCGTCGTCGCCATCCGCTACGCGGACGGGGCGGTGATGGCCGGTGACCGACGGGCCACCTCGGGCCACCTCATCTCGCACCGGACCATCGAGAAGGTGTTCCCGGCCGACCGCCACTCGGGGGTCGCCATCGCCGGCGCCGCCGGCCCCGCGGTCGAGATGGTGAAGCTCTTCCAGCTCCAGCTCGAGCACTACGAGAAGGTCGAGGGGTCGGCGCTGTCGCTCGAGGGCAAGGCCAACCAGCTCTCGCAGATGGTGCGCAACCACCTGCCCGCGGCCATGCAGGGACTGGCCGTCGTGCCGCTGTTCGCGGGCTACGACGTCCGGCGGGGGACGGGTCGGCTGTTCCAGTACGACGTCACCGGCGGCCGCTACGAGGAGAGCAACCACGCGGCCACGGGGTCGGGCAGCCTCCACGCCGGCACCGTCGTCAAGCTCGGTTGGCGCGACGGCATGAGCCGCGAGGACGCCATCGACCTCGCCATCTCCGCCCTGTTCCAGGCCGCCGACGAGGACTCCGCCACCGGCGGACCCGACCTCGTCCGGGGCATCTTCCCCACGATCGCCACCATCACGAGCGACGGCTTCGTCCGGGTGCCCGAGGAGGAGGTCGGCGACCGGTTCCGCCGGCTGATCTCCGACCTCACGGTCCCCGGTACGCTCGGCGGCACGGAGGGCACCGCGTCGTGA
- a CDS encoding ferredoxin, whose product MKVWIDQDLCTGDGLCEEIAPDVFTLLDDGLAYVKEGSKVYSDPGGPEGLANVPAGQEDAVIESAEECPGECIFIEVE is encoded by the coding sequence ATGAAGGTCTGGATCGACCAGGATCTCTGCACCGGCGACGGTCTCTGCGAGGAGATCGCCCCCGACGTCTTCACCCTGCTCGACGACGGGCTGGCCTACGTGAAGGAGGGCTCGAAGGTGTACTCCGACCCGGGTGGCCCCGAGGGCCTGGCCAACGTGCCGGCCGGCCAGGAGGACGCCGTCATCGAGTCGGCCGAGGAGTGCCCCGGGGAGTGCATCTTCATCGAGGTCGAGTGA
- the pafA gene encoding Pup--protein ligase — protein sequence MERRIFGLENEYGVTCTLRGQRRLSPDEVARYLFRRVVSWGRSSNVFLANGARLYLDVGSHPEYATPECDSVHDLIVHDKAGERILEQLLVSAEQRLREEGIRGDIYLFKNNTDSAGNSYGCHENYLTSRGDELNHYAEVLIPFLVSRQIYAGAGKVLQTARGATYCVSQRAEHIWEGVSSATTRSRPIINTRDEPHADSERYRRLHVIVGDSNMSEYTAFLKVGAAAILLRMLEDPSVVLRDMTLENPIRAIREISHDTSCTRTVRLANGREVSALDIQSEYLERALRYAETRGMSPEEKLVLEMWEHCLTALADDPMQLDREVDWVIKAHLVEAYRARHDCELGDPRVALVDLQYHDVDRQRGLFYKMQDKGLVERICTDAEINHAVEHPPETTRARLRGEFIRRAKERKRDYTVDWVHLKLNDQAQRTVLCKDPFRSHDERVEKLIASL from the coding sequence ATGGAACGCCGGATCTTCGGGCTGGAGAACGAGTACGGCGTCACCTGCACCCTCCGCGGCCAGCGCCGACTGAGCCCCGACGAGGTCGCCCGGTACCTGTTCCGCCGCGTCGTCTCCTGGGGACGCAGCTCGAACGTCTTCCTCGCCAACGGCGCCCGCCTGTACCTCGACGTCGGCTCCCACCCCGAGTACGCCACCCCCGAGTGCGACTCGGTCCACGACCTGATCGTCCACGACAAGGCGGGGGAGCGGATCCTCGAGCAGCTGCTCGTCTCGGCCGAGCAGCGGCTCCGCGAGGAGGGCATCCGCGGCGACATCTACCTGTTCAAGAACAACACCGACTCCGCCGGCAACAGCTACGGCTGCCACGAGAACTACCTGACGAGCCGCGGCGACGAGCTGAACCACTACGCCGAGGTGCTCATCCCGTTCCTCGTCAGCCGCCAGATCTACGCCGGCGCAGGCAAGGTCCTGCAGACGGCGCGCGGCGCCACCTACTGCGTCAGCCAGCGGGCCGAGCACATCTGGGAGGGCGTGTCCTCGGCGACCACGCGCTCCCGCCCGATCATCAACACCCGCGACGAGCCCCACGCCGACTCCGAGCGCTACCGGCGCCTCCACGTCATCGTCGGCGACTCGAACATGAGCGAGTACACGGCGTTCCTGAAGGTCGGGGCCGCCGCCATCCTCCTCCGGATGCTCGAGGACCCGTCGGTGGTGCTGCGCGACATGACCCTCGAGAACCCGATCCGGGCCATCCGCGAGATCAGCCACGACACGTCCTGCACGCGGACGGTCCGCCTGGCGAACGGCCGCGAGGTGTCGGCCCTCGACATCCAGAGCGAGTACCTCGAGCGGGCCCTCCGGTACGCCGAGACCCGTGGCATGTCGCCGGAGGAGAAGCTCGTCCTCGAGATGTGGGAGCACTGCCTCACCGCCCTCGCCGACGACCCGATGCAGCTCGACCGCGAGGTCGACTGGGTGATCAAGGCCCACCTCGTCGAGGCCTACCGGGCCCGGCACGACTGCGAGCTGGGCGACCCGCGCGTGGCGCTCGTCGACCTCCAGTACCACGACGTCGACCGCCAGCGCGGCCTCTTCTACAAGATGCAGGACAAGGGCCTGGTCGAGCGCATCTGCACCGACGCCGAGATCAACCACGCCGTCGAGCACCCGCCGGAGACCACCCGTGCCCGCCTGCGGGGCGAGTTCATCCGGCGGGCGAAGGAGCGCAAGCGCGACTACACGGTCGACTGGGTACACCTGAAGCTGAACGACCAGGCGCAGCGCACCGTCCTCTGCAAGGACCCCTTCCGCTCCCACGACGAGCGGGTCGAGAAGCTGATCGCGTCCCTCTAG
- the dop gene encoding depupylase/deamidase Dop has translation MATRKIVGIETEYGIVVRGADDSNPIAASSTLINAYIAATTPPRAGRTAPVGWDFEDESPGNDARGDASSLGSLAPEVETHLVNTVLTNGARYYVDHAHPELSTPECGDALDVVRYDRAAELILRRSMAAASSSLPPGQEIVVYKNNSDGKGNSYGCHENYLMDRLVPFGRVVTHITPHFVTRQIFGGAGKVGSEVPGIGRDEVPFQITQRADFFEEEVGLETTLKRPIVNTRDEPHADAQKYRRLHVIVGDANMAQLATFLKVGTTSIVLAMIEDDWLEREIRFAAPVQALRHVSYDLGLRRPLPLADGTTTTALEVQWHLLERARAYAAARGLDVVGEEVGKQVLVRWEEVLTDLEADPMRLADRLDWPAKLSLIERYRERDGLDWDHPRLAALDLQYHDLRVERSLASRLGLEQLVDDASATAAIEEPPEDTRAYFRGTCLRRWRDSVVAANWDSMVFDVGQDPLRRIPMMEPSRGTRAHVGRLLERCETPAELVEQLGSSDR, from the coding sequence GTGGCCACGCGCAAGATCGTCGGGATCGAGACCGAGTACGGGATCGTCGTCCGGGGCGCGGACGACTCCAACCCGATCGCGGCCTCCTCGACGCTCATCAACGCGTACATCGCGGCCACCACGCCGCCCCGAGCCGGCCGCACGGCGCCGGTCGGGTGGGACTTCGAGGACGAGTCCCCCGGCAACGACGCGCGGGGCGACGCCTCCTCGCTCGGCTCGCTCGCACCCGAGGTCGAGACGCACCTCGTCAACACCGTGCTCACCAACGGCGCCCGGTACTACGTCGACCACGCCCACCCCGAGCTCTCCACGCCGGAGTGCGGCGACGCCCTCGACGTGGTGCGCTACGACCGGGCCGCCGAGCTGATCCTCCGGCGCTCGATGGCCGCGGCGTCGTCGAGCCTCCCACCGGGCCAGGAGATCGTCGTCTACAAGAACAACAGCGACGGCAAGGGCAACTCCTACGGCTGCCACGAGAACTACCTGATGGACCGGCTCGTGCCGTTCGGGCGCGTGGTCACCCACATCACCCCGCACTTCGTCACGCGCCAGATCTTCGGCGGCGCGGGCAAGGTCGGGTCCGAAGTCCCGGGCATCGGACGCGACGAGGTCCCGTTCCAGATCACCCAGCGCGCCGACTTCTTCGAGGAGGAGGTCGGGCTCGAGACGACCCTCAAGCGGCCGATCGTCAACACCCGCGACGAGCCGCACGCCGACGCCCAGAAGTACCGGCGGCTCCACGTCATCGTGGGCGACGCCAACATGGCCCAGCTGGCCACCTTCCTGAAGGTCGGGACCACGTCGATCGTCCTCGCGATGATCGAGGACGACTGGCTCGAGCGCGAGATCCGCTTCGCCGCGCCCGTGCAGGCCCTCCGCCACGTCTCCTACGACCTCGGCCTCCGGCGTCCCCTGCCGCTGGCCGACGGCACGACCACGACGGCGCTCGAGGTGCAGTGGCACCTCCTCGAGCGGGCCCGCGCCTACGCCGCGGCACGCGGGCTCGACGTCGTGGGGGAGGAGGTCGGCAAGCAAGTCCTCGTCCGGTGGGAGGAGGTCCTCACCGACCTGGAGGCCGACCCGATGCGGCTCGCCGACCGCCTCGACTGGCCGGCCAAGCTGTCGCTCATCGAGCGCTACCGCGAGCGCGACGGCCTCGACTGGGACCACCCCCGCCTGGCCGCGCTCGACCTCCAGTACCACGACCTGCGCGTCGAGCGTTCGCTCGCCTCCCGCCTCGGCCTCGAGCAGCTGGTCGACGACGCGTCGGCCACCGCCGCCATCGAGGAGCCGCCGGAGGACACCCGCGCCTACTTCCGCGGCACCTGCCTCCGCCGCTGGCGCGACTCGGTCGTCGCGGCCAACTGGGACTCGATGGTCTTCGACGTCGGGCAGGACCCGCTGCGGCGCATCCCGATGATGGAACCGTCCCGTGGAACGCGCGCCCACGTCGGTAGGTTGTTGGAGCGTTGCGAGACCCCCGCCGAGCTCGTGGAGCAGCTGGGGTCGTCCGATCGATGA
- the lepB gene encoding signal peptidase I, with amino-acid sequence MTNQPFGPEGHDPLERRDGDAVPGAAFRARRDDELLASAPRTRRKQRSPVRNLIEWLLVIGGALVVALVIKTFLFQAFYIPSESMEPTLTRGDRVLVNKLSDDLGGIDRGDVIVFHRPPNEPPSEIDDLIKRVVGLPGETVEGRDGRVWVDGAPLEEPYLADGVLTDPFAPIEVPEGGVFVMGDNRGNSRDSRVFGPIDEELIVGRAFVTVWPLGRLGGL; translated from the coding sequence ATGACGAACCAGCCGTTCGGCCCCGAGGGCCACGATCCTCTCGAGCGCCGAGACGGGGATGCGGTGCCCGGGGCGGCCTTCCGGGCCCGGCGCGATGACGAGCTGCTGGCCTCCGCGCCCCGCACCCGCCGCAAGCAGCGGAGCCCGGTGCGCAACCTCATCGAGTGGCTGCTCGTCATCGGCGGCGCCCTCGTCGTGGCGCTCGTCATCAAGACGTTCCTCTTCCAGGCGTTCTACATCCCGTCCGAGTCGATGGAACCGACGCTCACCCGGGGCGACCGGGTCCTCGTCAACAAGCTGAGCGACGACCTCGGCGGGATCGATCGCGGCGACGTCATCGTGTTCCACCGCCCCCCGAACGAGCCGCCGAGCGAGATCGACGACCTCATCAAGCGCGTGGTCGGACTGCCGGGGGAGACCGTCGAGGGGCGCGACGGCCGCGTCTGGGTGGACGGTGCTCCGCTCGAGGAGCCCTACCTCGCCGACGGGGTGCTCACCGACCCCTTCGCGCCGATCGAGGTGCCCGAGGGCGGCGTCTTCGTCATGGGCGACAACCGCGGCAACTCCCGGGACAGCCGCGTGTTCGGACCGATCGACGAGGAGCTCATCGTCGGGCGGGCCTTCGTCACGGTCTGGCCGCTCGGACGGCTCGGCGGGCTCTGA
- the arc gene encoding proteasome ATPase — protein MDDESVDRPAEQPQELAARLAHADLAELREIASAYEEEVGNLRRRLQDAPKRVRTLEERVLETKGQLAQAISQNEKLTYTLREAREHIAALREEVEKLTQPPSAYGTYLGHNDDGTIDVHSGGRKMRVELHPELRDVELSRGQEVVLNESLNVVLARGPEGTGEVVTLKEVLADGRRALVVGRADEERVVDIVEGLDVQRLRSGDTMLFDPRSGLVLERLPRPEVEELVLEEVPDISYADVGGLDQQIEAIVDAVELPFLHQRLFAEYRLPAPKGILLYGPPGCGKTLIAKAVANSLATKVAEVSGDHEARSYFLNIKGPELLNKYVGETERQIRLVFQRAREKSEEGWPVIVFFDEMESLFRTRGTGISSDMESTIVPQLLAEIDGVETLKNVIVIGASNREDLIDPAILRPGRLDVKIKIERPDETSAASIFARYLTSDLPIDADEIASRGGGDPEKAVRSMIEDTVEQMYRADEANQFLEVTYQNGDKEIMYFKDFSSGAMIENIVRRAKKLAIKRVIEGGPPGIRTDDLLASIRQEYKEHEDLPNTTNPDDWAKISGKKGERIVYVRTLVQKEREEPEGGRAIERVATGQYL, from the coding sequence GTGGATGACGAGAGCGTCGACCGCCCCGCCGAGCAGCCCCAGGAGCTCGCAGCCCGGCTCGCCCACGCGGACCTCGCCGAGCTGCGCGAGATCGCGTCGGCCTACGAGGAGGAGGTCGGCAACCTGCGCCGCCGCCTGCAGGACGCGCCCAAGCGCGTCCGCACGCTCGAGGAGCGGGTGCTCGAGACCAAGGGCCAGCTGGCGCAGGCCATCTCCCAGAACGAGAAGCTCACCTACACCCTGCGCGAGGCGCGAGAGCACATCGCCGCCCTGCGCGAGGAGGTCGAGAAGCTCACGCAGCCGCCGTCGGCGTACGGCACCTACCTCGGCCACAACGACGACGGCACCATCGACGTCCACTCCGGCGGGCGCAAGATGCGCGTCGAGCTCCACCCCGAGCTCCGTGACGTCGAGCTGTCCCGCGGCCAAGAGGTCGTGCTCAACGAGTCGCTCAACGTCGTGCTCGCCCGCGGACCCGAGGGCACCGGTGAGGTCGTCACCCTGAAGGAGGTGCTCGCCGACGGTCGCCGGGCCCTCGTCGTCGGCCGGGCCGACGAGGAGCGCGTCGTCGACATCGTCGAGGGGCTCGACGTCCAGCGGCTGCGCTCGGGCGACACGATGCTGTTCGACCCGCGCTCGGGCCTGGTGCTCGAACGGCTGCCCCGACCGGAGGTCGAGGAGCTCGTGCTCGAGGAGGTGCCCGACATCTCCTACGCCGACGTCGGCGGCCTCGACCAGCAGATCGAGGCCATCGTCGACGCCGTCGAGCTGCCCTTCCTCCACCAGCGGCTCTTCGCCGAGTACCGACTGCCCGCCCCGAAGGGGATCCTGCTGTACGGGCCGCCCGGGTGCGGCAAGACGCTCATCGCCAAGGCCGTGGCCAACTCGCTCGCCACGAAGGTCGCCGAGGTCAGCGGCGACCACGAGGCCCGCAGCTACTTCCTCAACATCAAGGGCCCCGAGCTGCTCAACAAGTACGTCGGCGAGACCGAGCGCCAGATCCGCCTCGTCTTCCAGCGGGCCCGCGAGAAGTCGGAGGAGGGCTGGCCCGTCATCGTGTTCTTCGACGAGATGGAGTCGCTCTTCCGTACCCGTGGCACCGGCATCAGCTCCGACATGGAGTCGACGATCGTGCCCCAGCTCCTCGCCGAGATCGACGGCGTCGAGACCCTGAAGAACGTCATCGTCATCGGCGCCTCCAACCGTGAGGACCTCATCGACCCCGCCATCCTCCGGCCGGGCCGCCTCGACGTGAAGATCAAGATCGAGCGTCCCGACGAGACGTCGGCGGCCTCGATCTTCGCCCGCTACCTCACCTCCGACCTGCCGATCGACGCCGACGAGATCGCGTCCCGGGGCGGCGGCGACCCGGAGAAGGCCGTCCGCTCGATGATCGAGGACACCGTCGAGCAGATGTACCGCGCCGACGAGGCGAACCAGTTCCTCGAGGTCACCTACCAGAACGGTGACAAGGAGATCATGTACTTCAAGGACTTCTCGTCCGGGGCCATGATCGAGAACATCGTGCGCCGGGCGAAGAAGCTGGCGATCAAGCGGGTCATCGAGGGCGGGCCGCCCGGCATCCGCACCGACGACCTGCTCGCCTCGATCCGCCAGGAGTACAAGGAGCACGAGGACCTCCCGAACACCACCAACCCCGACGACTGGGCGAAGATCTCGGGCAAGAAGGGCGAGCGGATCGTCTACGTCCGCACCCTGGTGCAGAAGGAGCGGGAGGAGCCCGAGGGCGGCCGCGCCATCGAGCGCGTCGCCACCGGCCAGTACCTCTAG